GGGTATCAATAAGCAAATCCTTTTGTCCCATCTGTACCAGAGCATCACCAATGGAAGCATCACCATGAGGATGGTATTTCATGGTGTGCCCTATAATATTAGCCACCTTGTTGTACCGTCCATCATCCAAATCTTTCATGGAGTGAAGTATCCTGCGCTGTACAGGTTTCAATCCATCGAACAGGTCGGGTACCGCTCTTTCAAGGATAACATAAGAGGCGTAATCGAGAAACCAGTTTTGATACATCCCTGAAAGCTGAACGGTTTGCTTTAATTCACTTAGTTCGCCTTCTTCCCCAGATTCTTCTATCTCATTATTTTTATTAATATCATCGATGTCGCTCATCTTTCACAAAATAATCAATTTCACTTTTATTCTATCTTCCTGAGAAAAATATTATTCTTATTTCTTACCAGTCTATCACTCTCTCAGGTAATGCAAACTTACTAAATAATTTTAATTATAAAAAATCTACCATATAAAAGCTTCGCTCTCATCAAACCATTTGCCCTGCACTTTTAAAGTTTGTTCAATAACATCGCGTACGCATCCTTCACCACCTTTAAATGCCGAAATAAATTCAGCAACTGATTTGATCTCCTCTGATGCATCAGCAGGACAAGCCGACAAACCGGCTTCTTTCATCAAAAGATAATCAGGAATATCATCACCCATGAACAATATTTCATTTTTAGATAATTTATTTTCTTTTATATAATTATGATAGATTTCCAATTTGTTACCAACGCCCATAAACACATCTTTAACCATAAGGACTTTAAACCTTTTATTCACACCTTCGGCCCTTCCACCGGAAATAATCACAACACGAAATCCCATTTTCAGGGCATATTGCATAGCATAACCGTCACGCACATAGCCTGTACGTACAGCATCTCCATCATTTAAAAGATAGACTTTCCCATCTGTCATCACACCATCGTAATCAAAAATAAATGTGGTAATATATTTTAATTTTTCTTTATAGTTAGGCATTTTGTGAATGAATGATTGATTGATTTATTGAATTATTTTTTTTGAGTCGTTGTATACCGACAGAAAAGAGTTTTGCAAAAATATTTTTTGTTTTCTGTACGGCATAACTCGTTCTAAACAGTTTTACTTTTGCAAACCTGATAAGAACGAGTATAAATCATGTTGCTTATTATTTTATACAGCTCACGCAAATTTTTATCATCCAGCATTTCCATGTGTTTCTCCATAACCTGTTTGTCGCCACGCACAGCAGGGCCGGTCTGCATTTCAGAAGGTTTGTAAGATAACACCTTCGATGCCGTTTCAAGAATAAGAGGCTTGAGAATATCAAATGAAATTTTTTTATTCTTTAAAATCTTCTCCGCCGAAATATACATATAGTTTGTAAAATTACATACAAACACTGCTGCCAAATGAATCATGCGGCGCTTCTCCGAGTTCATCACCCTTACATTGGAAGATAGTTTTTTTGCGATATTTATTAAAAGTATTTCATCATCTTTATTCAATGCTTCAATACAAAAAGGTACTTGCTTCAAATCAACTTTTTTATTTTTCGAGAATGTTTGCAGTGGATATAAAACACCAATTCTATCTGATGTTCCTTTTAA
This genomic interval from Bacteroidales bacterium contains the following:
- a CDS encoding HAD hydrolase family protein, with product MPNYKEKLKYITTFIFDYDGVMTDGKVYLLNDGDAVRTGYVRDGYAMQYALKMGFRVVIISGGRAEGVNKRFKVLMVKDVFMGVGNKLEIYHNYIKENKLSKNEILFMGDDIPDYLLMKEAGLSACPADASEEIKSVAEFISAFKGGEGCVRDVIEQTLKVQGKWFDESEAFIW
- a CDS encoding DUF2520 domain-containing protein, with protein sequence MHKLSKIVFIGAGNVASQLAVNFVQKKIKIVQVYSRTKISSSILASKINADSVNKISDIIPDADLYIISVSDNALPGIVKQLHVKDKLVVHTSGFHDMKVLKGTSDRIGVLYPLQTFSKNKKVDLKQVPFCIEALNKDDEILLINIAKKLSSNVRVMNSEKRRMIHLAAVFVCNFTNYMYISAEKILKNKKISFDILKPLILETASKVLSYKPSEMQTGPAVRGDKQVMEKHMEMLDDKNLRELYKIISNMIYTRSYQVCKSKTV